A stretch of the Sulfurimonas sp. HSL-1656 genome encodes the following:
- the recQ gene encoding DNA helicase RecQ yields MPDHATDKYSVLKDRFGHNGFRPLQEEAVDTILAGRDLLMILPTGGGKSLSYQLPALLMEGMTVVISPLLALMHDQVQSLKAQGMRAEMLSSMQTAEESGEIVRRLYAGEIDFLYLSPERLNTEGMRTILSNIRLNYFVIDEAHCISEWGHEFRADYRALSQLRDFFPGIAIAAFTATATAHVREDILRLLRLNDPNVLQGQIYRDNLQITVRHRIKDGYDQLRDFLDDHKTESGIVYAFSRKSVEAVAHFLQQKGYAAAAYHAGMPTEQRNAVFDDFVHDRVRIIVATIAFGMGIDKSNIRYVFHMSLPKTVENYYQEIGRAGRDGDHADVVMLFGAQDLIQQKRFVEMNEDETYKAHLMQKLGAVHRYASAETCRHQQLAEYFGDRIAPCGTHCDNCLEPEYDKRDITTEAQMLLSCVYRTGQRFGKSYLIDVLRGSREQKLLANGHDELSVYGVGEALNKKQWLVVIDRMLEIGAVDLNEHHGLFLTQAGLAVLKGEEKVLIRADRLNVRAKTVQKAAPEHFDYDTELFEALRALRFEIAQEHGVPPYVVFGDKTLKEMAASRPQTKAQMLEVGGVGEVKFERYGAQFLLLLQS; encoded by the coding sequence ATGCCCGATCACGCTACCGATAAATATTCCGTTCTCAAAGACCGCTTCGGCCATAACGGCTTCCGTCCGCTGCAGGAGGAGGCCGTCGACACCATCCTTGCCGGCCGCGACCTGCTGATGATCCTGCCCACCGGCGGCGGGAAATCACTCTCCTACCAGTTGCCCGCCCTGCTGATGGAAGGCATGACCGTCGTCATCTCCCCGCTGCTCGCCCTCATGCACGACCAGGTCCAGAGTCTCAAAGCCCAGGGGATGCGCGCGGAGATGCTCTCCTCGATGCAGACGGCGGAGGAGAGCGGCGAGATCGTACGGCGGCTTTATGCCGGGGAGATCGACTTCCTCTACCTCTCCCCCGAACGCCTCAACACCGAGGGGATGCGCACGATCCTCTCAAACATCAGGCTCAACTACTTCGTCATCGACGAAGCGCACTGTATCAGCGAGTGGGGGCATGAATTCCGGGCCGACTACCGTGCCCTCTCGCAGCTGCGGGATTTCTTTCCCGGGATCGCCATCGCCGCCTTTACCGCGACGGCGACGGCGCATGTGCGCGAGGACATCCTGCGCCTGCTGCGTCTGAACGATCCCAACGTCCTGCAGGGGCAGATCTACCGCGATAACCTCCAGATCACCGTCCGCCACCGGATCAAGGACGGGTATGACCAGCTCCGCGATTTCCTCGACGACCACAAAACGGAGAGCGGGATCGTCTACGCCTTCTCCCGCAAAAGCGTCGAGGCCGTCGCGCATTTCCTGCAACAGAAAGGGTATGCGGCTGCGGCCTACCATGCCGGAATGCCGACGGAACAGCGCAATGCCGTTTTTGATGACTTCGTCCACGACCGGGTCCGGATTATCGTCGCGACGATCGCCTTCGGGATGGGAATAGACAAGAGCAACATCCGCTACGTTTTTCACATGAGCCTCCCCAAGACGGTGGAGAACTACTACCAGGAGATCGGCCGGGCCGGGCGTGACGGCGACCACGCCGACGTCGTCATGCTCTTCGGGGCCCAGGACCTGATCCAGCAGAAGCGGTTCGTCGAGATGAACGAGGATGAAACCTACAAGGCGCACCTGATGCAGAAGCTCGGCGCCGTACACCGCTACGCTTCGGCCGAGACCTGCCGCCACCAGCAGCTGGCCGAATATTTCGGCGACCGCATCGCGCCCTGCGGGACGCACTGCGACAACTGCCTGGAGCCCGAGTACGACAAACGCGACATCACGACCGAGGCGCAGATGCTGCTCTCCTGTGTCTACCGTACCGGGCAGCGGTTCGGCAAAAGCTACCTCATTGACGTGCTGCGCGGCTCGCGGGAGCAGAAGCTTCTTGCCAACGGCCATGACGAACTCTCGGTCTACGGGGTGGGCGAAGCCCTGAACAAGAAGCAGTGGCTCGTCGTCATCGACCGGATGCTGGAGATCGGGGCGGTGGACCTGAACGAACACCACGGCCTCTTTCTGACCCAGGCGGGGCTGGCCGTGCTCAAAGGCGAGGAAAAGGTCCTTATCCGCGCCGACCGCCTCAATGTCCGGGCCAAGACTGTCCAAAAAGCCGCGCCGGAGCATTTCGACTACGATACGGAGCTTTTCGAGGCACTGCGGGCACTGCGGTTCGAGATCGCCCAGGAGCACGGGGTGCCGCCCTACGTCGTTTTCGGGGACAAAACCCTCAAGGAGATGGCGGCATCACGGCCGCAGACGAAAGCGCAGATGCTCGAAGTCGGCGGTGTCGGCGAGGTGAAATTCGAGCGCTACGGGGCGCAGTTTTTGCTGCTGCTCCAGAGCTGA
- the proB gene encoding glutamate 5-kinase, producing MKRIVLKVGTAVLTENNNIAKERMLNLVSLIAELKKKYDVVLVSSGAVAAGYSALKLDKRKQIGKKALAAAGQPILMTSYKKKFDIYNIDTAQILLTEDDFDSRKRTKMFQEIIDAHLENDILPIVNENDITSTPDQLFGDNDQLSANVAFAIGAEELVILSDIEGYYDMNPKEHADAQLRKKVTVLTPGELMDEATPSSFFATGGIVTKLKAADFVMRRGIDMFLCNGFDLTAARNYLLDGKQTSGTLFTTE from the coding sequence ATGAAACGAATAGTACTCAAGGTCGGAACTGCCGTGCTGACCGAAAACAACAACATCGCAAAGGAGCGGATGCTCAACCTCGTCTCGCTCATTGCCGAGTTGAAGAAAAAATATGATGTCGTTCTGGTCAGTTCCGGTGCCGTTGCGGCGGGCTACTCCGCCCTCAAGCTCGACAAGCGCAAGCAGATCGGCAAAAAAGCGCTGGCGGCGGCGGGGCAGCCCATTTTGATGACCAGTTACAAAAAGAAATTCGATATCTACAATATCGATACGGCACAGATCCTTCTGACCGAGGACGATTTCGACTCCCGCAAACGCACCAAGATGTTCCAGGAGATCATCGACGCGCACCTGGAAAACGACATTCTGCCTATCGTCAACGAGAACGACATCACTTCCACGCCTGACCAGCTTTTCGGCGACAACGACCAGCTCTCCGCCAATGTCGCCTTTGCGATCGGGGCGGAAGAGCTGGTGATTCTCAGCGATATCGAGGGGTATTACGACATGAACCCCAAAGAGCATGCGGATGCACAGCTGCGCAAAAAGGTGACGGTCCTGACCCCCGGCGAGCTGATGGATGAAGCGACCCCCAGCAGCTTCTTCGCGACCGGCGGCATCGTGACCAAACTGAAAGCCGCCGATTTCGTGATGCGGCGCGGGATCGACATGTTCCTGTGCAACGGTTTCGACCTGACCGCGGCCCGCAACTATCTGCTGGACGGTAAACAGACGTCGGGGACCCTCTTTACGACGGAGTGA
- a CDS encoding DUF429 domain-containing protein: MPLTPAPFYIGIDLAWAEGNPSGVAVIDADARLVAYCYADTVEAILDIVRAYPGCRVGVDAPMIIPNATGHRPNERQFLKTFARYGLGVHAVNTQLFEKRFRRYAGFALYEGLKAEGIGFEEGTLFEVYPHATILALFNDSKVLRYKASVPKEARLGAMAKLQTALFEVLTVPNGLKTPLGTLRGKALKAEEDFLDSLVCAYTLYYATEKRCLKFGDAEIGVLLTPPPGVTPS, from the coding sequence ATGCCGCTGACCCCTGCACCGTTCTACATCGGCATCGATCTCGCCTGGGCGGAGGGCAACCCCAGCGGCGTTGCCGTCATCGATGCGGATGCCCGCCTGGTCGCTTATTGCTATGCCGATACCGTCGAAGCGATCCTCGACATCGTCCGCGCCTACCCGGGCTGCCGCGTCGGCGTCGACGCCCCGATGATCATCCCCAACGCCACGGGGCACCGCCCCAACGAGCGGCAATTCCTCAAAACCTTTGCCCGCTACGGCCTCGGGGTGCACGCCGTCAACACGCAGCTGTTTGAAAAACGTTTTAGACGTTATGCGGGGTTTGCCCTCTACGAAGGGCTCAAAGCGGAAGGGATCGGTTTTGAAGAAGGCACGCTCTTCGAGGTCTATCCCCATGCCACCATTCTTGCGCTGTTCAACGACAGCAAGGTCCTGCGCTACAAAGCCTCGGTGCCGAAAGAAGCACGTCTGGGGGCGATGGCGAAGCTGCAAACGGCCCTGTTTGAAGTCCTAACAGTCCCAAACGGCCTTAAAACACCGCTGGGGACGCTCAGGGGCAAAGCGCTCAAGGCCGAAGAGGATTTTCTCGACAGCCTCGTCTGCGCCTACACACTCTATTACGCTACAGAGAAAAGATGTCTGAAGTTCGGGGATGCGGAAATCGGTGTGCTGCTGACGCCGCCACCGGGGGTCACTCCGTCGTAA